Proteins encoded by one window of Sus scrofa isolate TJ Tabasco breed Duroc chromosome 12, Sscrofa11.1, whole genome shotgun sequence:
- the LOC110255918 gene encoding uncharacterized protein LOC110255918 yields the protein MWAALLGSTCDGDCAFAVGPRWETSARTRLRQRTGSGRPMGKRGRADPEPTWTLVGGGQSWSLTWTFRWGGWQGRTLSRRGCSRVAGGGGLCLRRSGSWVPRLCPCLEAAMQGYWGSLTPRPAWLDSFTRMSRHSLERKLGWTFPQRRPPPPAPCLAGRDRQGRGSGPRTAGSEQGARPASSGLAQTWACVYGAVDGGPQWGRLAMPPSEETQRLGKESRFSDGEATGPGVGSGGQHTGLVSSGAARAGVGGRPGLQPRALSLRGHMVRGGRTPRGRPDSLPEQRLGSGAATSRLRWPSEPTIQDSALRPQMRDASPVKTR from the coding sequence ATGTGGGCAGCTCTGCTGGGAAGCACCTGTGACGGCGACTGTGCTTTTGCTGTTGGACCCCGTTGGGAAACCTCGGCAAGGACACGGCTGAGACAGCGCACAGGGTCAGGGCGGCCGATGGGGAAGCGAGGGAGGGCAGACCCAGAGCCGACATGGACGCTGGTGGGGGGCGGGCAGAGCTGGAGCCTGACCTGGACCTTTCggtggggagggtggcagggaCGGACCCTCAGCCGACGTGGATGTAGCAGGGTTGCGGGGGGGGGAGGTCTGTGCCTTAGGAGGAGTGGGTCCTGGGTCCCTAGGCTCTGCCCCTGTCTGGAAGCAGCCATGCAGGGGTACTGGGGTTCTCTCACTCCCAGACCAGCCTGGCTGGATTCATTCACACGGATGTCCAGGCACAGCCTGGAAAGGAAACTCGGCTGGACGTTTCCTCAgaggagacccccccccccagccccgtgCCTGGCAGGGAGGGACAGGCAGGGCCGTGGCTCGGGGCCCCGGACGGCAGGGTCAGAGCAAGGAGCCCGTCCTGCCTCATCAGGTTTGGCTCAGACATGGGCATGTGTTTATGGGGCTGTGGATGGGGGGCCCCAGTGGGGCAGGCTGGCAATGCCACCAAGTGAGGAGACCCAACGTCTGGGAAAGGAAAGCCGCTTCTCTGACGGCGAGGCTACGGGCCCAGGGGTGGGGTCGGGAGGCCAGCACACAGGCCTGGTCTCCTCAGGGGCGGCcagagccggggtgggggggcgcccaGGGCTGCAGCCCAGGGCCCTGTCACTCAGAGGCCACATGGTCCGGGGAGGACGCACACCACGGGGAAGGCCTGACAGCCTgcctgagcagaggctggggtCCGGGGCGGCCACCTCCAGGCTCCGGTGGCCATCAGAGCCCACTATCCAAGACTCTGCTTTGCGACCTCAAATGAGAGATGCTTCCCCAGTGAAAACCCGCTAA